A genomic window from Sparus aurata chromosome 14, fSpaAur1.1, whole genome shotgun sequence includes:
- the LOC115595137 gene encoding fibulin-1-like, which translates to MALFATLLFFLCGVLHGLEIQLPTVQECCQDGRDRALRGQDCAILPLISSSHTCRIAQEQCCAAAVGGRLCDSGVKMAKEQGACERPFFQGDPWETKISKMCCDCCVLGLMMASRGSSCELPGLSLGTQCGFTAQTCCGKNTTGEIKPVAKEPVAEKPEASVTAKPQEESDTCRDSNCSQLCVGNGTCACHDGYQLRQDGVNCEDVNECLTGSHNCVIGQGCINTEGSFRCQRETSCGTGYELKDDNACQDIDECSLGTHNCGPDFLCTNTVGSFRCHPKERCSDGYIQDAIGSCIDINECVAYTTPCPHGQTCINTVGSYTCRRNTVTCGRGYHLTEDGTRCEDVDECRAGNVCGDHGCVNLMGSYRCECRIGFIFNSITRLCEDINECRHYPGRLCAHKCENTEGSYTCSCTTGFKLSHDGRNCEDVNECDANPCSQECANVYGSYQCYCRRGYQLSDIDGMTCEDIDECALPTGGHVCSYRCSNAPGSFYCTCPPTGYTIAHNGRTCQDIDECAAGTHNCSVSESCFNTQGGFRCLSFICPPNYRHIAKGSRQDASVSLRCVKDCQHGNVGCSFDPTQLITHTALSLPTFREFSGPEDIVFLRTVAAANPAPPPGATDVFFKILAADDQFSFDVQKRSDQGMIMGVVQQVKPIIGPRDLVLEVAMDYVISGLVSRRNIVVIHVFISDFWF; encoded by the exons ATGGCACTCTTTGcaactcttttgttttttttgtgcggAGTTCTGCATGGACTAG AGATTCAGCTTCCCACTGTACAGGAGTGCTGTCAGGATGGGAGGGATCGGGCCCTGAGAGGACAAGACTGTGCAATCCTCCCCCTCATCTCATCGTCGCACACCTGCAG GATTGCCCAGGAGCAGTGCTGTGCAGCAGCAGTAGGAGGCCGACTCTGTGACAGTGGCGTCAAGATGGCCAAGGAGCAAGGGGCCTGCGAGAGGCCCTTTTTCCAAGGAGACCCCTGGGAAACCAAAATCTCCAAG ATGTGCTGCGACTGCTGTGTGCTCGGCCTGATGATGGCGAGCCGGGGCTCGAGCTGCGAGCTCCCGGGTTTGTCGCTGGGGACACAGTGTGGGTTCACAGCTCAAACCTGCTGcggcaaaaacacaacaggggAAATCAAACCAGTTGCTAAAG AACCAGTGGCGGAAAAGCCTGAGGCCAGCGTTACTGCAAAGCCTCAAGAGGAGTCGGACACCTGTAGAG ACTCCAATTGCTCCCAGTTGTGCGTAGGTAACGGTACATGTGCATGCCATGATGGTTATCAGCTGCGCCAAGATGGAGTTAACTGTGAGG ATGTTAACGAGTGTCTTACTGGCAGTCACAACTGTGTCATCGGCCAAGGTTGCATTAATACAGAGGGCTCCTTTCGCTGTCAGAGAGAAACCAGCTGCGGCACTGGGTATGAACTCAAAGACGACAACGCCTGCCAAG ATATAGATGAGTGTTCTTTGGGGACCCATAACTGTGGACCAGACTTTCTCTGCACCAACACAGTCGGCTCGTTTCGCTGCCACCCAAAGGAGAGGTGCTCAGACGGTTACATTCAGGACGCTATCGGCAGCTGTATTG ATATAAATGAGTGTGTGGCCTACACAACTCCATGCCCGCATGGGCAGACGTGTATCAACACAGTAGGCTCCTACACCTGTCGCAGGAACACAGTCACCTGTGGACGAGGCTATCATCTCACTGAGGACGGCACACGTTGCGAAG ATGTAGATGAGTGTCGTGCAGGCAATGTGTGTGGCGACCACGGTTGCGTCAACCTGATGGGCTCGTACCGCTGTGAATGCAGAATTGGCTTCATCTTCAACAGTATCACCAGACTGTGTGAAG ACATCAATGAGTGTAGGCATTATCCCGGACGACTCTGTGCCCATAAGTGTGAGAACACAGAGGGGTCCTACACATGCAGCTGCACCACTGGCTTCAAATTGTCCCATGATGGCAGGAACTGTGAAG ATGTCAACGAGTGTGACGCCAACCCTTGCAGCCAGGAGTGCGCCAACGTCTATGGCTCCTACCAGTGCTATTGTCGCCGCGGTTACCAGCTGAGTGACATTGATGGGATGACTTGTGAAG ACATAGATGAATGTGCTCTGCCTACTGGAGGTCACGTGTGCTCCTACCGCTGCTCCAACGCCCCGGGAAGTTTTTACTGCACCTGCCCACCTACTGGCTACACCATCGCCCACAATGGACGCACATGCCAAG acattgaTGAATGTGCAGCAGGGACCCATAACTGCTCCGTGTCTGAAAGCTGTTTCAATACCCAGGGAGGATTTCGCTGCCTGTCCTTCATATGTCCTCCGAACTACCGGCACATAGCAAAAGG ATCCAGACAAGATGCTTCGGTCAGTTTACGTTGTGTTAAGGATTGCCAGCATGGCAACGTCGGCTGCAGTTTCGACCCTACCCAACTCATCACACACACCGCCCTCTCCCTGCCAACCTTCAGAGAATTCAGTGGACCAGAGG ATATCGTTTTCCTGCGGACTGTTGCGGCGGCGAACCCTGCTCCTCCGCCCGGTGCCACCgatgttttctttaaaatccTGGCTGCAGACGACCAGTTCTCTTTTGACGTACAGAAACGCTCCGACCAGGGCATGATTATGG GTGTGGTCCAGCAGGTGAAACCTATCATTGGCCCCAGGGACCTTGTGTTGGAGGTGGCTATGGACTATGTCATCTCAGGGCTCGTTAGCCGTCGCAACATTGTCGTGATCCATGTCTTCATCTCTGACTTCTGGTTCTGA
- the atxn10 gene encoding ataxin-10, producing the protein MAAIINSNLDIPASFAGILNEKHRSEHLQVVKTFTTALRDKEYRDAVEEEAFSSLLKVLSRLYDELQAVSSEDEDLQSVALQLQLCAECFRAQRNACVQSTRNQSVLREVGFIDVSLKLLSLLRIPNLENRDDILEPFRCGIQFLGNLAVGNQMCKDDIWQQSFPNILLQLLSVDDEKAVNYASMVLHTCLDEAKVEELSEPQNIPVALRVMELCRTQPDLDWTVIIATQHFLKSSALVESMYSGMSHHERVTLLELLFAQLREEDSDECGVPPSVARFLASTFQKGCGAVLTLATGSVSSEEVLQEALTVISLLDVLCEMTSDCSQFMFLQDHPDLLMTTVELLEQVHAIGKASKNVFSSAQNFSSFGGDGDQSPVISFKAHLIRLIGNLCHNNTNNQNKVRELEGIPLILDNCNIDSNNPFISQWAIFAIRNLLERNTQNQELVASLERRGSADYSALRELGFLVEERDGSLLLKTVRKDS; encoded by the exons ATGGCAGCTATCATCAACAGCAACTTGGACATCCCAGCGTCTTTCGCTGGCATTTTGAATGAAAAACACCGCTCTGAACACTTGCAGGTCGTAAAAACATTCACCACTGCGCTACGGGACAAGGAATACAG AGATGCCGTGGAGGAGGAGGCCTTCTCCAGCCTTTTAAAGGTCTTGTCCCGACTGTATGATGAGCTGCAGGCTGTCAGCAGTGAGGATGAGGACCTGCAGTCTGTcgccctgcagctgcagctgtgcGCTGAGTGCTTCAGGGCTCAGAGGAACGCCTGTGTCCAGAGCACTCGCAACCAGAGTGTCCTTAG GGAGGTTGGTTTCATTGACGTATCTCTTAAACTCCTGAGCCTCCTTCGGATCCCAAATTTGGAGAACAGAGATGACATACTTGAAC CTTTTCGTTGTGGGATCCAGTTCCTCGGTAACCTAGCCGTTGGTAACCAAATGTGTAAAGATGACATTTGGCAGCAGAGTTTCCCAAATATCCTCCT ACAGCTGCTAAGTGTTGACGATGAGAAGGCGGTGAACTACGCCTCCATGGTGCTCCACACATGTCTGGATGAAGCCAAGGTGGAGGAACTGTCCGAGCCGCAGAACATCCCGGTGGCTCTCAGGGTGATGGAGCTCTGCAGGACCCAACCTGACCTGGACTGGAC GGTTATCATTGCTACCCAACATTTCCTCAAGTCTTCAGCTCTCGTGGAGAGCATGTACTCTGGGATGTCTCACCATGAAAG AGTTACCCTGTTAGAGCtgctctttgcccagctgagaGAGGAGGACTCAGATGAGTGTGGCGTCCCGCCCAGTGTGGCTCGTTTCCTGGCTAGTACCTTCCAGAAAGGTTGTGGAGCTGTGCTGACACTCGCCACTGGCTCTGTCTCCAGTGAGGAG GTCCTGCAGGAGGCACTGACAGTGATAAGTCTACTGGACGTGCTGTGTGAGATGACCTCAGACTGCAGCCAATTCATGTTCCTGCAGGACCATCCTGACCTTCTAATGACCACTGTTG AGCTCCTGGAGCAGGTGCATGCCATAGGGAAGGCCAGCAAGAATGTTTTCAGTTCCGCACAAAACTTCTCCTCTTTCGGTGGAGATGGAGACCAGTCGCCTGTCATCAGCTTCAAGGCCCACCTCATCAGGCTTATAGGAAACCTGTGtcacaacaacaccaacaaccaGAACAAG GTGAGAGAACTGGAAGGCATCCCCCTCATCTTGGACAACTGCAACATAGACAGCAACAACCCAT TTATCAGCCAGTGGGCCATCTTCGCCATCAGGAATCTCCTAGAACGCAACACACAGAACCAGGAGCTGGTTGCCTCCCTGGAACGCCGTGGCAGCGCTGACTACTCTGCGCTCAGGGAGTTGGGTTTCCTGGTGGAGGAGCGAGATGGAAGCCTGCTGCTCAAAACTGTGAGGAAAGACTCGtaa